One genomic window of Myxocyprinus asiaticus isolate MX2 ecotype Aquarium Trade chromosome 5, UBuf_Myxa_2, whole genome shotgun sequence includes the following:
- the LOC127440879 gene encoding forkhead box protein Q1-like encodes MKLEVFCGGHYDSKPVELCSDAEGSIPSPLSAEEELGSDGDCIAHSPAPVTPCAESKGKPYTRRPKPPYSYIALIAMAIRDSKSGRLTLAEINDYLMKKFPFFRGSYTGWRNSVRHNLSLNDCFLKVLRDPSRPWGKDNYWMLNPHSEYTFADGVFRRRRKRINKKPGKEPERPSQAAGVDTSDSVITPPSSAKFTSSFAIDSILSRPFRKEERPALKTDTWQGGVEMLAYALCGSPVTLPHTQVLRSYGAPEDPAMSCRHQKDFFPFQLTSECLSIPHTTTVAPVPALAGYHPFKIDYLLS; translated from the coding sequence ATGAAACTGGAAGTTTTTTGTGGGGGTCACTACGACTCTAAGCCCGTGGAGCTGTGCAGCGACGCCGAGGGCAGTATCCCGTCCCCGCTGTCCGCGGAGGAGGAGCTGGGCTCAGATGGAGACTGCATTGCGCACAGTCCGGCACCTGTTACTCCGTGCGCGGAGAGCAAAGGCAAGCCCTACACCCGGAGACCCAAGCCGCCGTACTCCTACATCGCTCTGATCGCCATGGCCATCCGCGACTCGAAGTCGGGTCGACTGACTCTCGCCGAAATCAATGACTACCTCATGAAAAAGTTCCCGTTTTTTCGAGGCAGCTATACGGGATGGAGGAACTCGGTCCGCCACAATCTGTCTCTGAACGACTGCTTTCTGAAGGTGCTGCGGGATCCCTCCAGACCGTGGGGCAAGGACAACTACTGGATGCTGAACCCGCACAGCGAGTACACCTTTGCGGATGGGGTGTTTCGGCGGAGGAGAAAGCGCATCAACAAAAAACCCGGCAAAGAGCCAGAGCGGCCGAGCCAAGCTGCTGGAGTGGACACCAGCGACTCGGTCATTACGCCTCCTTCCAGCGCCAAGTTTACGAGCTCTTTCGCCATTGACAGCATCCTCAGCCGACCTTTTAGGAAAGAGGAACGCCCCGCTCTCAAAACTGACACCTGGCAAGGGGGAGTGGAGATGCTCGCTTATGCCCTGTGTGGCTCCCCTGTCACTCTCCCGCACACGCAGGTGCTTCGATCATACGGGGCACCCGAGGACCCTGCCATGAGCTGCCGTCACCAGAAGGACTTCTTCCCGTTCCAGCTGACCTCCGAGTGCCTCTCGATCCCGCACACGACCACAGTGGCACCGGTGCCAGCTTTAGCGGGCTATCACCCGTTCAAGATTGACTATCTGTTGTCTTAA